The nucleotide window CAGATCCAAAATTTAATGATCAGTTAGTAACACGTTTCGTGAATAACTTAATGTGGAGTGGTAAGAAGTCAGTAGCATTCAAAGTATTTTATGATGCGTTAGATATCGTAGAAGAAAGAAAAGGAGAAGGTGAGGAGAAATCTGCCTTAGAGATTTGGAAAGATGGTTTATCTAATGTTATGCCTCACGTAGAAGTTCGTTCAAGACGAGTTGGTGGAGCAACATTTCAGATACCAATGCAAATTAGACCAGACAGAAAAGTGTCTATGGCAATTAAATGGATGATTTTATATACTCGTAAGAGAAATGAAAAAACCATGGCACAGCGTTTAGCAGCTGAAATTTTAGCTGCGGCTAAAGAAGAAGGTGCTGCTGTTAAGAAAAGAGTAGATACTCATAAAATGGCAGAAGCAAACAAAGCATTCTCACACTTTAGATTTTAATAGAAATGGCTAGAGATTTAAAATATACAAGAAATATTGGTATTGCAGCACACATTGATGCTGGTAAGACAACAACTACAGAGCGTGTATTGTATTATACAGGGGTTTCTCATAAGATTGGAGAAGTTCATGATGGTGCAGCTACTATGGACTGGATGGAGCAAGAGCAAGAAAGAGGTATTACAATTACTTCTGCTGCTACAACTTGTACTTGGCAGTTTCCATTAGAAAACGCTGAGCCAACACCAGAAACAAAAGGATATCATTTTAATATTATTGATACTCCTGGTCACGTAGATTTTACTGTTGAGGTAAATAGATCATTACGTGTATTAGATGGTTTGGTTTTCTTGTTTTCTGCTGTTGATGGTGTAGAGCCGCAATCAGAAACAAACTGGAGATTAGCTGATAACTATAAAGTTCCAAGAATTGGGTTCGTTAACAAAATGGATCGACAAGGTTCTGACTTTTTAGGTGTTTGTCAGCAAGTAAAAGATATGTTAAAATCTAATGCTGTACCAATCGTTTTAAACATTGGTGAAGAGGATGATTTTAAAGGAATTATTGATTTAGTAAAAAATCGTGCTATTGTATGGCATGATCATACTCAAGGAGCAACTTTCGATGTTATCGAAATTCCTGAGGAGTTAAAAGCTGAAGCAAAAAAATATAGAGCTTTATTAATTGAAGAAGTAGCAAGTTACGATGAGAACTTACTAGAAAAATTCATGGAGGATGAAGATTCTATTACAGAAGAAGAAGTGCATGCTGCATTAAGAGCTGCTGTTATGGATATGGCTATCATACCTATGATTTGTGGTTCAGCATTCAAAAATAAAGGTGTTCAGTTCTTATTAGATGCTGTTTGTCGTTATTTACCTTCTCCTACAGATAAAGAAGGTATTGTGGGTGTTAACCCAGATACAGATGAGCAAGAATTACGTAAGCCAGATGTAAAAGAGCCTTTTGCTGCTTTAGCATTTAAGATTGCTACAGATCCTTTTGTAGGTCGTTTAGCATTTTTTAGAGCTTATTCAGGTCGTTTAGATGCTGGTTCTTATGTTTTAAATAACAGATCTAACAAGAAAGAGCGTATTTCACGTATTTATCAAATGCATGCTAATAAGCAAAATGCAATTGACTTTATTGAGGCTGGAGATATTGGTGCTGCTGTAGGTTTTAAATCTATTAAAACAGGAGATACTTTATCTGATGAAAAGCATCCTATTGTTTTAGAATCTATGGATTTTCCAGATCCAGTAATAGGTATCGCTGTTGAGCCAAAAACTAAAGCGGACGTGGATAAGTTAGGTATTGGTTTAGGTAAATTAGCAGAAGAAG belongs to Polaribacter dokdonensis and includes:
- the rpsG gene encoding 30S ribosomal protein S7; its protein translation is MRKRAAKKRVLLPDPKFNDQLVTRFVNNLMWSGKKSVAFKVFYDALDIVEERKGEGEEKSALEIWKDGLSNVMPHVEVRSRRVGGATFQIPMQIRPDRKVSMAIKWMILYTRKRNEKTMAQRLAAEILAAAKEEGAAVKKRVDTHKMAEANKAFSHFRF
- the fusA gene encoding elongation factor G, translated to MARDLKYTRNIGIAAHIDAGKTTTTERVLYYTGVSHKIGEVHDGAATMDWMEQEQERGITITSAATTCTWQFPLENAEPTPETKGYHFNIIDTPGHVDFTVEVNRSLRVLDGLVFLFSAVDGVEPQSETNWRLADNYKVPRIGFVNKMDRQGSDFLGVCQQVKDMLKSNAVPIVLNIGEEDDFKGIIDLVKNRAIVWHDHTQGATFDVIEIPEELKAEAKKYRALLIEEVASYDENLLEKFMEDEDSITEEEVHAALRAAVMDMAIIPMICGSAFKNKGVQFLLDAVCRYLPSPTDKEGIVGVNPDTDEQELRKPDVKEPFAALAFKIATDPFVGRLAFFRAYSGRLDAGSYVLNNRSNKKERISRIYQMHANKQNAIDFIEAGDIGAAVGFKSIKTGDTLSDEKHPIVLESMDFPDPVIGIAVEPKTKADVDKLGIGLGKLAEEDPTFTVRTDEASGQTIISGMGELHLDVIVDRLKREFKVEVNQGQPQVEYKEAITASADHREVYKKQSGGRGKFADIVFTMEPADEGVQGLQFESIIKGGNVPKEFVPSVEKGFKEAMRNGPLAGYEMDSMKVTLKDGSFHAVDSDQLSFELAAKLGFKAAAKAAKAKIMEPLMKLEVLTPEENMGDIVGDLNRRRGQVNDMSDRAGAKVVKAVVPLSEMFGYVTALRTMSSGRATSTMEFSHYAETPSNISEEVIAAAKG